ATCTCCCGCGCGAACATCACCGTGCCGTAGCCGGTGGCCTCGGTCCGCACGAGCGACCCGCCCCAGCTGATGCCCTTGCCGGTGAGGACGCCGGACTCGTAGCGGTTGGTGATGCGCTTGTACTGCCCGAAGAGGTACCCGATCTCGCGCTGGCCGACGCCGATGTCGCCGGCGGGCACGTCGGTGTACTCCCCGAGGTGGCGGTAGAGCTCGGTCATGAAGGACTGGCAGAACCGCATGATCTCCTGCGTCGAGCGCCCGCGCGGGTCGAAGTCCGAGCCGCCCTTGGCCCCGCCGATGGGCAGGCCGGACAGCGAGTTCTTGAAGATCTGCTCGAAGCCGAGGAACTTGACGATGCCGAGGTACACCGAGGGGTGGAACCGCAGGCCGCCCTTGTACGGGCCGAGCGCGGAGTTGTACTCCACGCGGAAGCCGCGGTTGATGCGCACCCGGCCGGCGTCGTCGGTCCACGGCACGCGGAAGATGATCTGGCGCTCGGGCTCGCAGAGACGCTCGAGGACGGCGGCGTCGACGTAGCGGGGGTTCTTGCGCAGGACCGGCCCGAGGGAGTCGAAGACCTCGCGGACGGCCTGGTGGAACTCGGCCTCGCCGGGGTTGCGGCGCAGGACCTCCTCGTAGGCGTGCTCGAGCTGCTCTTCCATCGGTGAACTCCTTAGTCGTCAGGCGTGCCCGGCCCGGTGGGCATGGCGGTGGGCTCAGCCGAAGTGGGCGGGGAGGGTCGCCGTGGCGGCCTCCCGGAGCTCGGTGAGCGGGAAGGTTGCGACACCGTCGATGTCGAGCACCGGGCGGCCCTCGACCGACTCGGGGCCGGTGTCGTCGGTCGTCCCGATCCGCAGCAACGGGACTCCGCGGGCGGTGCACAGGTCCTGGAGGTGGACCTCCTGACTGCGGGGCACCGAGACCAGCGCGCGGGCCCCACTCTCGGAGAAGAGGGCCGTCGCGAGGTCGATCCCGTCGCGCTCGCACAGGTCGGCGAGCGAGACACGCGCGCCGACTCCGAAGCGCAGGCAGGAGTCGACGAGCGCCTGGGCGAGGCCGCCGGCCGACAGGTCGTGGGCGGACTCGACGATCTGGTCGCGCGAGGCGTTGACGAGCACGGCGGCGAGGCGGCGCTCGGCGGCGAGGTCGACGGCCGGCGGCCGGCCGCCGAGGTGGCCGTGGACGACGTCGGCCCACGCGGAGCCGGAGAGCTCCTCGGCGGTCGTGCCGAGCAGGTAGACGGCGCGTCCGGGGGCGCCCCAGCCGGAGCGGGTGGCGCGGGTGACGTCGTCGATGACCCCGAGGACCCCGACGACGGGGGTCGGGTTGATCGAGGAGTCGACCCGGCCCGGGGAGCCGGTGCCGTTGTAGAGGGAGACGTTGCCGCCGGTGACGGGGACGCCGAGCTCGGCGCACGCGTCGGCCAGGCCGGTGATCGCCTGGACGAGCTGCCACATGGCGTCCGGGTCCTCGGGGGAGCCGAAGTTCAGGCAGTCGGTGACGGCGGCCGGCTGGGCGCCGACGGTCGCGACGTTGCGGTAGGCCTCGGCCAGCGCCTGCTGCGCCCCGGTGTAGGGGTCGAGCTTGGTGAAGCGGCCGTTGGCGTCGGTGCTGATCGCCACGCCGAGCCCGGTCGCCTCGTCGACGCGGACCACGCCGGCGTCGTCGGGCTGGGCGAGGGCGGTGTTGCCCTGGACGTAGCGGTCGTACTGGTCGGTGACCCAGGACTTGCTCGCGAGGTTCGGCGAGGCGGTGAGGCGCAGCACCTGCTCGCGCAGCTCCTCCGGGGCCGTCGGCCGGGGCAGCTGCTCGGCGGCGTCGGCGTTGAGCGCGTCCTGCCAGGCAGGGCGCGCGTAGGGGCGGTCGTAGACCGGGCCCTCGTGGGCGACGGTGCGGGGGTCGACGTCGACGATGCGCTCGCCGTGGTGGTCGATGACGAGGCGGCCGGTGTCGGTGACCTCGCCGATGACGGCGGCCTCGACGTTCCAGCGTCCGGTGACGGCGAGGAACTCCTCGAGCCGCTCGGGCCGCACGACGGCCATCATCCGCTCCTGCGACTCGGACATGAGGATCTCACCGGCGGTGAGCTCCTCGCGCAGGAGGACGTTCTCGAGGTGGACGTGCATGCCGCCGTCGCCGTTGGAGGCGAGCTCGGAGGTGGCGCAGGAGATGCCGGCGGCTCCGAGGTCCTGGATGCCCTCGACGACGCCCGCGGCGAAGAGCTCGAGGCAGCACTCGATGAGCACCTTCTCCATGAAGGGGTCACCGACCTGGACGGCGGGCCGCTTGGTGACGCCGCCCTCGTCGAAGGTCTCGCTGGCGAGGATGGAGGCGCCGCCGATGCCGTCGCCGCCGGTACGGGCGCCGAAGAGGACCACCTTGTTGCCGACGCCGGAGGCGTTGGCGAGGTGGATGTCCTCGTGGCGCATGACGCCCACGCACAGCGCGTTGACCAGCGGGTTGTTCTGGTAGGAGGCGTCGAACTCGGTCTCCCCGCCGATGTTCGGCAGGCCGAGGCAGTTGCCGTAGGAGCTGATGCCGGAGACGACCCCGTGGACGACGCGCGCGGTGTCCGGGTGGTCCACGGCGCCGAAGCGCAGCTGGTCCATGACGGCCACGGGCCGGGCGCCCATCGAGATGATGTCGCGGACGATGCCGCCGACGCCGGTCGCGGCACCCTGGTGCGGCTCGACGAAGCTCGGGTGGTTGTGCGACTCGACCTTGAAGGTCACCGCCCAGCCGTCGCCGATGTCGACGACGCCGGCGTTCTCCCCGATGCCGACGAGCAGCTTCTCGCGCATCGCGTCGGTGGTCTTGTCCCCGAACTGGCGCAGGTGCGTCTTGGAGGACTTGTACGAGCAGTGCTCGGACCACATGACGGAGTACATCGCGAGCTCGGCGGCGGTGGGACGGCGGCCGAGGATGTCGACGATGCGCTGGTACTCGTCGTCCTTGAGGCCGAGGTCGCGGTAGGGCAGGGACACCTCGGGCGTCGCCGCGGCATTGGCGACCGTGTCCGCCTGGCGCGTCTCAGTCTCGGACACGGGGACCCCGCAGCGGGAGGGCGATGGGAAGCACGGCCGACAATCTACCGCGCGTGCGCGAGGCACTCCTCACCGGTGCCACCAGGCGGACCAC
Above is a genomic segment from Georgenia wutianyii containing:
- the purL gene encoding phosphoribosylformylglycinamidine synthase subunit PurL, translated to MSETETRQADTVANAAATPEVSLPYRDLGLKDDEYQRIVDILGRRPTAAELAMYSVMWSEHCSYKSSKTHLRQFGDKTTDAMREKLLVGIGENAGVVDIGDGWAVTFKVESHNHPSFVEPHQGAATGVGGIVRDIISMGARPVAVMDQLRFGAVDHPDTARVVHGVVSGISSYGNCLGLPNIGGETEFDASYQNNPLVNALCVGVMRHEDIHLANASGVGNKVVLFGARTGGDGIGGASILASETFDEGGVTKRPAVQVGDPFMEKVLIECCLELFAAGVVEGIQDLGAAGISCATSELASNGDGGMHVHLENVLLREELTAGEILMSESQERMMAVVRPERLEEFLAVTGRWNVEAAVIGEVTDTGRLVIDHHGERIVDVDPRTVAHEGPVYDRPYARPAWQDALNADAAEQLPRPTAPEELREQVLRLTASPNLASKSWVTDQYDRYVQGNTALAQPDDAGVVRVDEATGLGVAISTDANGRFTKLDPYTGAQQALAEAYRNVATVGAQPAAVTDCLNFGSPEDPDAMWQLVQAITGLADACAELGVPVTGGNVSLYNGTGSPGRVDSSINPTPVVGVLGVIDDVTRATRSGWGAPGRAVYLLGTTAEELSGSAWADVVHGHLGGRPPAVDLAAERRLAAVLVNASRDQIVESAHDLSAGGLAQALVDSCLRFGVGARVSLADLCERDGIDLATALFSESGARALVSVPRSQEVHLQDLCTARGVPLLRIGTTDDTGPESVEGRPVLDIDGVATFPLTELREAATATLPAHFG